GGGGTAACTGTGTTTTAGGGGATTCCGAACCACCTTCTGATCCCTCATACCCCCTCATGGGGGATAAGCTCCACCGTGAGTCCGCTACCCCAACCGTATTTGGCATCCATAAGCGCGGCTATGGCGGAGATCAACGCCGGATCGTCTTCCGGGGGGAGGATGCGCCCCCCCGCCCGTGTAGGGGGACGATGGGCGGCGTTATCTTCCCGCGTGCCGATGCTGAAGGTGACCAGTGGGTTTGCCATAATATTGCGCACCCAATGCGCTTTATCGCCCGACTCGGCAACCATGTAATAACACCCCTCATGTTCGACAAACCAAATTTCGATCTGGCGCGGTTCGCCAGAGGTGCGCCCTGTCGTTGTTAGGTAGAGAAAAACAGAATTAGCATCGCTTGTCATGGATCAGCCCTCATCCTATCCGTTTGCCAAACTGTGGCGTATTTAGGGTGTGTTGAATCTGTAATCAGAAAATGCGCCCATGCCCCATGCCGTGAGTCCCGTGCTAAAGCACGAGGCTGAAAGCAGGGGAAGAGAAATCCATACCCTACCGTAGGGACTCCCTCTAGGGCGTCCGCTTTACCCTGTGTGGTTGACCATTCGGTCACAGTTTGCGCACGATGGTCACTTCGCAAGGGGGGAGCGTTTCCCCGCCCTCTAGGGTGACCGTCAAACGTAAGAGATAGCGCCCTTCAAACAAATTGCTGATCGTTGCTCCCTTTGCCAAAACGCCCTCTGTAATGGGCTTGCGGATGGGCGTTTGCAGCACCCACCGCGGACGTGTGATGGAGGCACTATCAAGGTATTCCACCTCGAGAAGATAGCTAAAAAAGTTCTCTGGATCGGCGCTCCCTCGAATATCAAAAGCGTCAAAATTGAGCGCTGCCCCTTCAACAGGGAAAGTGATTGTTGCGTGAGGGTTGGTACACGTTGGTTTGGGGGCGTTCGCTTCTACGGTTGCCACGCGATAGACAAAGGCGGCGGTAATGATGGCGGGCGGAACATTGGTGGGGGAGGATGTGGGGATGCGGGCTTGCGCCTCTTGAATACGGGTTATCCCCACAAGCCCAATAAACACAAAATTGACGATCAACACAAGGGCAAGAAGATAGACCACATAGCGGTATGGACTGGTCATGATGTTACGGAATGCCGTCCGGTAGACCGCCCCCGTACTGGTTGTGGTGCGGTTATGCTGACGCCACGATTCAAAAGCAGCCTCGGCGTCAAAGGTGGGGGGTGGGGTTTCGCCGCCCGTTGGGGCATGAGAGCGTGTCCAATAATCATCGCCCTGATAAGGTTCGTTGGGATACACCCGCCGCCGCTGACGGTCATAGGCGGCACGTTGGAGCGGATCGGTCAGGACATCATAGGCGTCATTCAGAAGGCGGAACTGCTCAGTTGCCCACACTTCCCGTCCTGGGTTTAGGTCGGGGTGGACGGCTTTTGCCTGCTGCCGATAGGCGCGATGGATCATCTCAATGGGCGCATCGGTGGGGATATTCAGCCGAGCGTAGAAATCGTTATAGAGGTCGTAGCGTATGATTTTCCGTGCCATAGGGGAGAGTCTGACACAGATTATCCCAAGAGGCAATTAAAAAGGAGCGCAAACAGTCCTCATAACAGGCGTATTCTCCCCTACAAGGAGGGGTGTTGTTGGAGAAAATCCGGCGGGAATAGGGTTGTACGATAAAATCCCCTTATTCCAGTATTGGCTATCCCATCAAGGCGCACCATGAACCTTCAACCACGCACGTCTTCTCGTCTCTGGATACGTCTGCTCTTTCTTGCTCTCGGTTACATTGCTTTCATCTTGCTTGGCTCGCCAGAGGGCTTGCGCGGTGTGGCATGGACGCCCATTCAAGCAGAGTTCAAAGTAACCCCCGACTTTTTGGGGGTTTTGCTGTTTCCGCCAACGGTTGGGTACTTGCTCTCCAGTTTTTTCAGCGGGCGGGTGACTGGGCTGTTGGGGACGGGGCGGGCGTTGGCATGTGCCGCCGCGCTGATGGGCATGGGGCTGGTTGGCTACGGCGTAGCCCCAACATGGCTTGCTATCGTCAGCATCGGCTTTGCCATCGGGTTTGGGGGGGGGATCATCGATGCCGGACTGAACACCTTTCTTGCCGCCCACTATCACCCTAGCCTGCTCTATTTGCTCCATGCCTTTTTTGGCGTGGGGACGACGCTCAGCCCGCTGTTCATCACCGATATTCTACGGCGGGGGGAATCCTGGCGGCTGGCGTATCAACTTGTCGGTGGGGCAGCATTTGTGCTGGCGGTTATTTTTCTGCTCACCAGCCCCTTGTGGAATCGCTTTGAGCGACAACCAGCAAAAACGAAGGCGGATGCTTCTGCCGTCCCCGTCGCACGTACCGCGCTTTTCGCAACGCTCCGCCTCCCCATGACGTGGTTGGGGATCGTCCTTTTTTTCATCTATGCCGGTGTGGAAGGGACGGTGGGGGCATGGGCATTTTCGGTGTTTACCGCACAAGGGGTGAGTGAGGTGAACGCTGGCGCTTGGCTAAGTACCTATTGGGGGACGTTCACA
The genomic region above belongs to Anaerolineales bacterium and contains:
- a CDS encoding nitroreductase family deazaflavin-dependent oxidoreductase; the encoded protein is MTSDANSVFLYLTTTGRTSGEPRQIEIWFVEHEGCYYMVAESGDKAHWVRNIMANPLVTFSIGTREDNAAHRPPTRAGGRILPPEDDPALISAIAALMDAKYGWGSGLTVELIPHEGV
- a CDS encoding J domain-containing protein, translating into MARKIIRYDLYNDFYARLNIPTDAPIEMIHRAYRQQAKAVHPDLNPGREVWATEQFRLLNDAYDVLTDPLQRAAYDRQRRRVYPNEPYQGDDYWTRSHAPTGGETPPPTFDAEAAFESWRQHNRTTTSTGAVYRTAFRNIMTSPYRYVVYLLALVLIVNFVFIGLVGITRIQEAQARIPTSSPTNVPPAIITAAFVYRVATVEANAPKPTCTNPHATITFPVEGAALNFDAFDIRGSADPENFFSYLLEVEYLDSASITRPRWVLQTPIRKPITEGVLAKGATISNLFEGRYLLRLTVTLEGGETLPPCEVTIVRKL
- a CDS encoding MFS transporter gives rise to the protein MNLQPRTSSRLWIRLLFLALGYIAFILLGSPEGLRGVAWTPIQAEFKVTPDFLGVLLFPPTVGYLLSSFFSGRVTGLLGTGRALACAAALMGMGLVGYGVAPTWLAIVSIGFAIGFGGGIIDAGLNTFLAAHYHPSLLYLLHAFFGVGTTLSPLFITDILRRGESWRLAYQLVGGAAFVLAVIFLLTSPLWNRFERQPAKTKADASAVPVARTALFATLRLPMTWLGIVLFFIYAGVEGTVGAWAFSVFTAQGVSEVNAGAWLSTYWGTFTLGRVLSIGVAQVLSTTTLLRGAMISVIGGALLFVWSPSPEVGLAGVVLIGLFTAPVFPALIANTGDRVGNSHAPNAIGFQVAAAGLGLAVMPGLAGWLAVNTPGKFTSISLSVLVVALLIYALYEWTLLLARRKGNAGEGVEDATSTSRST